One window of the Daphnia pulex isolate KAP4 chromosome 8, ASM2113471v1 genome contains the following:
- the LOC124200386 gene encoding uncharacterized protein LOC124200386, which translates to MAYSGDSDEPQDDSFSSDEETFQVGRIQQFWKGTYNKILPEVGSHPLEGNSSSEVKFFIVTTVECGEDRIERQVHSIIPTGWISSNMEYLLYPQPRFTVGGKSPIDWGEKTFRRFQIPFESWMEYDIHAILNQTKAVKFTKAIKAAKAAANGQPILSDAFISVTDRILGRGLRKAAQKRPWEEKVSGKGKERRTNNNSLIETPSSSSNLNPAVSIRTQSLRSCQSNTPFDFENFPTNLNVGACVGNITTNSELVSLNNSSMPVPNAAVPAPHGSSGGGSSIIRPSVIPSPQPHDVGTRTEAALCGAINKASGMVNNGAPLPSTSHVQDEEEQNRNNNDIQGSNGFQLVPTQLSRTKQLQ; encoded by the exons ATGGCATACTCTGGTGACAGTGATGAACCACAAGATGATTCGTTTTCATCTGACGAAGAAACATTTCag GTTGGAAGAATTCAGCAATTCTGGAAGGGAACGTACAATAAAATTTTGCCTGAAGTTGGTAGTCATCCACTTGAAGGTAACTCATCGAGTGAAGTGAAGTTTTTCATTGTTACCACAGTGGAATGTGGAGAAGACCGCATAGAGCGACAAGTGCACAGTATTATCCCAACTGGATGGATTTCGAGCAACATGGAATATCTACTTTATCCTCAACCCAGATTCACAGTTGGGGGTAAAAGTCCGATTGACTGGGGAGAGAAGACATTCAGAAGATTCCAAATACCATTCGAGTCGTGGATGGAATATGATATTCATGCCATTTTAAACCAAACCAAGGCTG TTAAATTTACGAAAGCAATAAAGGCCGCCAAAGCTGCAGCTAATGGTCAACCCATACTGTCAGACGCTTTTATTTCCGTCACTGATCGTATTTTGGGCAGAGGATTAAGGAAGGCAGCTCAAAAGCGTCCATGGGAAGAGAAGGTTTCCGGAAAAGGCaaggagagaagaacgaaTAATAATTCTCTAATAGAGACACCATCGTCCAGCTCCAACCTCAATCCAGCTGTTTCCATCAGGACTCAAAGCTTAAGATCTTGTCAGTCGAACACCCCGTTTGATTTCGAAAATTTCCCAACGAACTTAAATGTTGGAGCTTGTGTGGGCAACATCACCACCAACTCTGAGTTGGTTTCATTGAACAACTCATCCATGCCAGTTCCGAATGCAGCTGTACCGGCGCCCCATGGTAGCAGTGGTGGCGGCAGCAGTATTATTCGTCCGTCCGTTATTCCTAGTCCACAACCGCATGATGTTGGCACAAGAACTGAAGCAGCATTATGTGGAGCTATTAACAAAGCAAGTGGAATGGTCAACAATGGAGCACCTTTACCGTCTACAa GCCACGtacaagatgaagaagagcaGAATCGGAATAATAATGATATTCAGGGTTCCAACGGGTTCCAACTGGTTCCAACACAGCTCTCTCGGACAAAACAATTGCAATAA